The Candidatus Binatia bacterium genomic sequence CACGGCCTGCACCGCGGCCCAGTCGGACAAGTCGAGCGCGATCAGTCGCACGCGCGTGGTGGCGCCGAGGATGACGGCTGCCGCACTGACCGCTTCGTAGAACCGTGGGCCCTGGAACGGCACAACCTCAGGTACTACGACGATGTGTTCCGATACCCACAAGAAATCGAAGCCGAGTTCTTCAGCCTTCCGCGCGAAGCGTATGGTGTCGGCGGCGGTGACCTGTGCTTCCCACGGGCTGGTGATGGATGGATAGAGAAAATTTGCGGGGACGCGGATCGCAAACTTCATGGCCGAACCTTTCACATGAACTTACCGCCGAGAGCGCAAACGCAGCAGGAGTTACCCAGCAAACGTGTAGCCGGTCTCCGAAT encodes the following:
- a CDS encoding LLM class flavin-dependent oxidoreductase — its product is MKFAIRVPANFLYPSITSPWEAQVTAADTIRFARKAEELGFDFLWVSEHIVVVPEVVPFQGPRFYEAVSAAAVILGATTRVRLIALDLSDWAAVQAV